A region of the Anolis carolinensis isolate JA03-04 chromosome 1, rAnoCar3.1.pri, whole genome shotgun sequence genome:
CATTTACGAGATTTCACTAAATTTAGCCTAATGATACTAGAAATACCTGGACTTTCTAGACAATTAGACATCTCAGCAAACTAACCAAACCAGTAGGATCTCAATGGAAAGCAGATACATTGATGTTGGATGTAAAGGCTTAGACTTGTAAAGCACTGGGAACACAACTTATGCAAAATATTAGGAACCACTTCGGCCACAATGAAGCCAGACGGTTGGTGCTTAGCATCATAAAAGTTGCAGAGTAGCCTTTAAAATTTAAATCAGTCTCTGAAGGAAAGCTAGAAGGAGTTGGGGATAGGCAGCTGGGATCCTAGGCTCAAATACAGGCCTAAAAAAGTTTTCCAATATGTCCTGATGATCCCAAAGATTTAGACccattctacattgccatgtaatccaggttatcaaagcagataatccacattatttgctttgaactggattatataagtcaacactgccatatagtccagctcatgtggcagtgttgaaggagccttaaacacacacacaaacacactcctcAGCCACTTTGTCTATAGTCAAGATAGAAGCAAAGGGCTCATTTTTCTCTTAGGTGATGTATGACCATAAAAGAGTCTTAATCAGAATCCTCTTCTTGTATATTTCAGCTGCATGGCACGTTGCAGAAGCCAAGACAGAAGCAAATGGTAATGACAATGAACTGTACGGTTTATTCATATGGGAGAGACAGTGTTAACAAATCTAATGCTTATTTCTCTTCAGTTGTGTAGAATAATTTCCAGACCCTGTTGAGAAGCACGACTAAAGGTAAACCTACAAAAATAGTAATCTATTGTCTGTTCCACATCTTCCAGCTAAGTGTCATTGCTGTTGAAAGAAATGCTAAAAAGATCATGGACAATCTACTTTGGAAAGTGCAGCCATTCCttatttaaaatgtcttttaaagcAGGCTGGTCCTCTTCCACCCCATTCAGGTGGAAAAGCCAAATTGCAGGATGGAGAAAAATCACTGTAAGCACAATATTTACAACAGTGCACCCCTGCAGGCAAACTTGTTGATAGTCCAGTTTGATGCTATCTTTAATTTCACTCAAAATTACTGTGAATGTCAATATAATCTACCACACTGGCAGTTGTCATGGTTGCTGAAATGTTATTGTCATTCACATTTGATATAGCTTTTATCTACTATGTCAGgagctttttttcgtgtcaggagcaacttgagaaactgcaagttgcttctggtgtgagagaattggctgtctgcaaggacattgcccaggggacgcctggatgttttaccatcctgtgggaggcttctctcatgtgcccacataggaagctggagctgacagatgggagctcatcctgctccccggattcgaactgccaactttttggtcagcaatcctgctggcacaagggttaaacccattgcGTCCCTTATCAGGAGCTAAAAGAGGAGTATTTGAACAAGTTACCTGTTTCTATCTCATGTGCTCCCAGGACATTCACACAGTTTAGATGGAAAACGCTATCGCCAGATAGATTCTGTGCCTTAGAACTCGTCTTCAGTGTTTGTGGATCCCTATAATAAACAGGAACATGAATGATAAAGTGCAAACTATTAATGAGAATCATTTGCATTTCTATTCAAAGCTTAAATCCAGTGCTAAAGAATTCAGCCTTGTGATGATCCAtactctaaaacaggcatgggcaaacttcgtccctccaggtgttttgaactgcaactcccacaattactagcAGGCTTCTGGcttttaggaattatgggagttgcagtccaaaacatctggagggatgaggtttgcccatgcctactctaaaATCATCACATGAAAAAAGTCtctatttttggaatattttcttcCTGATACATTAAGCTCAGTACATTTAATGGTCAGATATAAATGGTTAGTTGGCCTGAAATCAATGAGAACTAAGTCATTTTTCACTGGGATTTTAACTAGAGCACTACTAACTTAATTCAAAGCCACTGTGTACAAATTTTGTTCAATTATCCTAAATGAAACGCCAGAAAAGAATCAATGATCCAACTATATTTAGACATTTGGATTTTACAAGATCTCCCTCTTACTGGTTCTTTCtttggttttattgtaagctgctttctTTCATCTGTTTTGCTTTATTCTTGTATTATTGCTCTTTTGTGAAATGAGGATTTTATTTAGTATACCACCCAATAACATATATTATCtttaatgaataaaaataatgaacaaaTCAATGAACGGCTTAATACGATGGCTCATAATTCATTCTATCTGTGTAAGTATTATTCACAAAATACAGCACTGTAACACTATACATACATCTTTAGAATTACATCTCACATGGCCATTCCTCTGAATACCTCTATAGTGAGAGTTATTTCTAGATCATTAAGAATATGTCCAGTCTATAAGTTTATGTTAGTTGTTATTTCCAGTACTTTCTTGTGGTGTTTTAAGAATGCagtgattttaaaatattccatcGCTTGGGATAAAACACTTGCTGAATTCATCAGCCAGCATTTGACAGAATAAAGGATCCTATATCTTGCATTGTTTGTCCTAAGTTTGGAAACAGTTGGACTCATGTCTGCGCTAGTCTTGGTTGTGAGCGGGCCTACACATTGCTAGTTGGCTTTATTCCTGAATGTCTAGCATTTCTGAAATTCGCTGAGggcagcccctccccccccccattacttTCCTATTTTTAAAGATCTCCGTGGGGATAACACACAGTGTGGGACTCCTGGCTTTCGCATGCTATTAAGTTATTGCCACCCCCAAGGACAACCCCGCAAGGAGGATGAGGACTCACATAACTCTGAATCAATAAAGGAAGCAGCTCAATTAGCATTTCACATGcttttcttccctctcttcttACCTTCCCTGCAGTGGGCATGCTTTCCCCTTAAAGGATTGTCCTGTTTCTGCTCCTTGCCAGCGTTGGCAGGGTGACAGTAGTCGAGTGTGCAAACGTGTGCTATTGTCCTGGGGCCAAGGGGAGTCATGGAGACCCACTAATATGACACAGGAAAATGTTTGCTGATGGCAATTCTATGGGCTTTGTCTAACTCTTTCTCCATCATGACGACTCGATTTAAGTCTCTAACTGTTTGACTACAGATGCAAGAGTACTATCCAACTCCATCCTTTTGTCCAAGTGGTTTGAATGGGTAATTCAGCTTTTGTGTGGCTCAATTGAGGGGGCAAACATAAAGACAAGATTCTTGAGCGCTCAAGCTCTTTTTCCATGGATATCTGCACATCTCTTTAGAGATTTGTTCCTTTCCTACCTTTTTCTGACATCACCCTCCCTTTAAAGAGGGGCGAAAGCCCCGATCAAGAACAGTTTAAAAAGTAGGCTAGCCAGGTTTTCCAAACTAGCATTGTCCAATGTTACTCAAGCATGCTTACTGCCAGCCTTCAGACAGCTTTGGAGTAGTTTAGAGGAAAAGGGCCTCTGCAAACTTTCTTTACTCATCCTCAGCATATCATGTTTGATTGTGTTTAAGGGGGGgaaagtggggaggggagggTCTGGAAACAGGCAGAATGGtaggaatcacagggaaatgatcGTATTTATTAGCTGTCTTTCTGTGGCTGTCCCCATGGTGACAATTTGTGATGGCAAAGAATGTGAGAACGGGGAGCCCAATGCCTGATTGGGATGCTTTGTATTTGGCAAAGTGGCTTCTGATTGGCCTGAGAAAGCCTCCTAACTAGAAGGACTTGATATTCATTCAGCTTACTCAAGTGCTGCAAAACACTCACAGGGTCCGGCTGCTTCTCTAAAGGTTGGTAGTGTCTAACCTATGTAACAAGATTAGCTGGTGAGCGTCTTCTTCTCTACCAGGGAATTACAGTAACACTCGATATTTAAGAGACAATCTCGCCGGGAGGGGTGTATGTGTTTAACTTGGGACTGCCATGAAAGTGATGCATAGTTTTTGACTCAAAGGTTAAATGGTACCTGACTAACAAGATTAACTAGTGGGGGTCATAACTAGTAAATGATGTTTGTTAGACAGAGAAGGGGGAGTAATGTATTGAAAGGTGGATTGGGTTATGAATATATGTATGGTGTGATGCACACATTGCCTATCCGTTTGCTGAATCGCTTAAGGGTGTGTGTTGTACAGCAGAATCGCCACAGTGGTTCTGAACTCCATAGGAAAGAAACAAGAGCACGAGAAACAAGTCCTATATCAGGACCATGCTGTTTTGCCTAAAGTTATTGTCATATTTATGCTAGCTTTCCTTTGTGCAGAGTATAGTGTGTGTTcgcgtatgtgtgtgtataagagAGAGAATGATGCAGTTATGAGATAATTATTCAGGTGTCTAAAATTAGAATGTGATACACTGGATTCAATGTATAGAATTTACATTGAAATTGCATTGTGGGTCTTACTTCTAAGTAGATATGTACAAGATTATGCTGTATAAAAGAACTTAATGGGAATTGCATGAAACGTACCAATGGTCTTAAGGAGCTGTGTACATACAAAAATGCACACAGAGAGTAGCACATCATATGGACAAAACAGATTTGTTCATATGATGTGCAACTCTATGTCTATATGTCATGTTTTTGGATAACTGCTCCTATAACATATATTGTCCAATTAGTGTGCACATGTAAGTGATAGTaatatttgtgtacattgaattttCAGTCTTGGTATAGAATTCTGTGGGAAACAAAGAcacatacaatttttaaaagtgctGTTTCATGCAGCGTGTTATTAGCAGGTTTGCACCTGCAGCATACACCCGAGATGTTGAACTGTAATACTCAAGATGGCTAGACACAGTCTCACATTGTGTAcagttattaaataaataaataccacatgGCCCCACACATCACACATTAAGGTAGATAAATGCATATATCCAAACACTCGCATATACCTATATTTCTATCCCTCATAGCAGGTGCTTCCACAGTATGCAATTGTCCTACATCAAACTGAAACTTTTATGGGGATTTCAGATGTTGTCTTCATCCATTTGTAGACCACTTCCACATTTTCCTAATTCTGACTTTTTTGTATCACTACGGTCATGTAGATGATTATTGCACATTAGGTTGCAAAATCTAAACcactgcaaaaatatttttgctgCTATGGTTTGAGTAttgcttatccaaaatgcttgggaccagaagtgttttggattctttgaattttggaatacctgtatttcatATAagtacatcatgagatatcttggagatgggatccaagcataaacttgaaattcatttatgtttcataaatactttatacacatagtctgaaggtaatttaatacaatattttaaaataattttatgcacagAACAAAGTTttctacactgaaccatcagaaagcaaaggtgtcactatctaggccatccatgtggacaattttggatgttggagtattttgaatttctgtGTAAGGGATGCGCTACAGAGTAAAATAAGATCTAAACAATTCCAACACATCTTGCATCTAAGACAGAATTGTAGTAGTTTGAGATCACGTTTACTATCATGCATTTATAGAATTTGTAGTTCTGTGAAATATTAACCCTTGTCTGCCAGGAAACTCAGGTGTCACAATAAActtcaaattccaggattccatttcattggattgaccacatcagctctagtttcttatacatggttatcatgattgTCTACGGGCGAGCAAGTGAAGGCTGAcatgtggcatatgttctgtagctCAAAAACTAGAGATGATAAGGGAAACTTaccaggtcaaatatacccagaaacagagctAATATTTAAAATACTAAAATTACAATTTTTCAGTGAGGATGGTCTCTGAGCTCTTTTTGACTAAAATGAATATGCCTCAGTTTAGGAAAACATTACCTGCCATTGATTTTGCATCAAGGGGGAAAGGACCTGCAATTTATGTCAAGGTTCACAATTTGCCATGGTCCTGTTTTAGCCTGCTTTAAACCTCCTCCAATGTTGTGTGCCTGTGTTTGTATCCCCAGGGCTACTACTAAAGatagaaaaagggaaagagacCTTCATGGATGagcccttcttcttccttctcccctgaGCTGTGAGATATGGCCTCCTCATCGGCCGACAGTGAGGTGAAGACCCTCCTCAACTTTGTCAACTTGGCCTCCAGCGACATCAAAGCTGCCTTGGACAAGTCAGCTCCTTGCCGCCGCTCCGTTGATCACAGGAAATACTTGCAAAAGCAGCTCAAGCGCTTCTCCCAGAAATATGCCCGCCTGCCAAGgtgccatcatcaccatcatccccaCCATATGCAGCAGCCGTCATCTCTGAGGGAGCGAAAGGCAGAGCTTGAGGGGAAAAGCAGGGGCCTCAACACCTCTGAGTCACCTGAGGCCTCTGAGGGGCGAGTTGCTGTAGTTGCCACCACCTCGGCCTCCATCTTGGCCCAAAGCGACAAAGCTTGCAAGGCTGACCACGAGCGACAGCAGCAACAGGGCACCTCAGAGGCGCTTGCTAGGCCAGACCAAGTGCCCATGAGGAAAAGACAGTTGCCCGCTTCTTTTTGGGAAGAGCCCAGGCCTACTCAGGGCCCGCTCAGCCTCTTCGCTTCATCGCCATTATCTTCCTCAAAGGACTTGTTGCCTCTTTATGAAGGAAAGAAAAGCCTCAAAGGCCCTGATGGATTTGCTTCCTTGAAGAACTTGGTGCCTCTTTATGAGGGAAAGAAAAGCCACAAAGGTCCTGACAGGTTCATTTCGTCGAAGGACTTGCCACCTCTTTATGAGGGAAAGAAACGCCAGAAAGGCTCTGACGGAGGAACCTCCGAGAGGCCGGACGCAGAGGCCCTTCAGGTGCTGAGCACCTGGGGATGCTGGCCATTTCAGTGCCATGGACCACAAACCTCCCCAGGCCTCTACGTGCCACCACTGCCTCTAGCTGCCGCTCTCCCTTCTCCGGCGGCTCCTTTCCCAGCCTTGGGTCTGTGGAGGAAAAATGGGGGTTCCTCGATGGAAGGAGAGGCCTTCGGCAAACTGGGAGGAATGGGGCAAAAAGTGTACCACCGGCCGGTGGTGTGGAAGCCCATCCCCACCAAACCCGCAGCACCTCCAGCCACCCTCTTCAGTGTCTTTGGGTATATTTAGGGCAAGACTGCTTTCCCA
Encoded here:
- the fam181a gene encoding protein FAM181A; amino-acid sequence: MASSSADSEVKTLLNFVNLASSDIKAALDKSAPCRRSVDHRKYLQKQLKRFSQKYARLPRCHHHHHPHHMQQPSSLRERKAELEGKSRGLNTSESPEASEGRVAVVATTSASILAQSDKACKADHERQQQQGTSEALARPDQVPMRKRQLPASFWEEPRPTQGPLSLFASSPLSSSKDLLPLYEGKKSLKGPDGFASLKNLVPLYEGKKSHKGPDRFISSKDLPPLYEGKKRQKGSDGGTSERPDAEALQVLSTWGCWPFQCHGPQTSPGLYVPPLPLAAALPSPAAPFPALGLWRKNGGSSMEGEAFGKLGGMGQKVYHRPVVWKPIPTKPAAPPATLFSVFGYI